The stretch of DNA NNNNNNNNNNNNNNNNNNNNNNNNNNNNNNNNNNNNNNNNNNNNNNNNNNNNNNNNNNNNNNNNNNNNNNNNNNNNNNNNNNNNNNNNNNNNNNNNNNNNNNNNNNNNNNNNNNNNNNNNNNNNNNNNNNNNNNNNNNNNNNNNNNNNNNNNNNNNNNNNNNNNNNNNNNNNNNNNNNNNNNNNNNNNNNNNNNNNNNNNNNNNNNNNNNNNNNNNNNNNNNNNNNNNNNNNNNNNNNNNNNNNNNNNNNNNNNNNNNNNNNNNNNNNNNNNNNNNNNNNNNNNNNNNNNNNNNNNNNNNNNNNNNNNNNNNNNNNNNNNNNNNNNNNNNNNNNNNNNNNNNNNNNNNNNNNNNNNNNNNNNNNNNNNNNNNNNNNNNNNNNNNNNNNNNNNNNNNNNNNNNNNNNNNNNNNNNNNNNNNNNNNNNNNNNNNNNNNNNNNNNNNNNNNNNNNNNNNNNNNNNNNNNNNNNNNNNNNNNNNNNNNNNNNNNNNNNNNNNNNNNNNNNNNNNNNNNNNNNNNNNNNNNNNNNNNNNNNNNNNNNNNNNNNNNNNNNNNNNNNNNNNNNNNNNNNNNNNNNNNNNNNNNNNNNNNNNNNNNNNNNNNNNNNNNNNNNNNNNNNNNNNNNNNNNNNNNNNNNNNNNNNNNNNNNNNNNNNNNNNNNNNNNNNNNNNNNNNNNNNNNNNNNNNNNNNNNNNNNNNNNNNNNNNNNNNNNNNNNNNNNNNNNNNNNNNNNNNNNNNNNNNNNNNNNNNNNNNNNNNNNNNNNNNNNNNNNNNNNNNNNNNNNNNNNNNNNNNNNNNNNNNNNNNNNNNNNNNNNNNNNNNNNNNNNNNNNNNNNNNNNNNNNNNNNNNNNNNNNNNNNNNNNNNNNNNNNNNNNNNNNNNNNNNNNNNNNNNNNNNNNNNNNNNNNNNNNNNNNNNNNNNNNNNNNNNNNNNNNNNNNNNNNNNNNNNNNNNNNNNNNNNNNNNNNNNNNNNNNNNNNNNNNNNNNNNNNNNNNNNNNNNNNNNNNNNNNNNNNNNNNNNNNNNNNNNNNNNNNNNNNNNNNNNNNNNNNNNNNNNNNNNNNNNNNNNNNNNNNNNNNNNNNNNNNNNNNNNNNNNNNNNNNNNNNNNNNNNNNNNNNNNNNNNNNNNNNNNNNNNNNNNNNNNNNNNNNNNNNNNNNNNNNNNNNNNNNNNNNNNNNNNNNNNNNNNNNNNNNNNNNNNNNNNNNNNNNNNNNNNNNNNNNNNNNNNNNNNNNNNNNNNNNNNNNNNNNNNNNNNNNNNNNNNNNNNNNNNNNNNNNNNNNNNNNNNNNNNNNNNNNNNNNNNNNNNNNNNNNNNNNNNNNNNNNNNNNNNNNNNNNNNNNNNNNNNNNNNNNNNNNNNNNNNNNNNNNNNNNNNNNNNNNNNNNNNNNNNNNNNNNNNNNNNNNNNNNNNNNNNNNNNNNNNNNNNNNNNNNNNNTTTATttatgtttccggggtttattaatgtttctggtgtttattaatgtttcaggggtttattaatgtttccggggtttattagggtttctagggtttattaatgtttcagggatttattaatgtttctggggtttattagggtttctggggtttattaatgtttctggggtttattaatgtttcagggtttattaatgtttctgggtttattaatgtttctgggtttattaatgtttccggggtttattagggtttcttgatttattaatgtttccggggtttattaatgtttctggggtttattaatgtttccggggtttattaatgtttctgggtttattaatgtttcaggggtttattaatgtttctggggtttattaatgtttccggggtttattaatgtttctggtgtttattaatgtttcaggggtttattaatgtttccggggtttattagggtttctagggtttattaatgtttcagggtttattaatgtttcagcggtttattaatgtttccggagtttattagggtttctgggtttattaatgtttccggggtttattaatgtttccggggtttattagtgtttctggggtttattagggtttctggggtttattaatgtttcaggagtttattaatgtttctggggtttattagggtttgtggagtttattaatgtttctggggtttattaatgtttccgttATTTACGggatttattaatgttttaggagtttattagggtttctggggtttattaaaGTTTCCGGAGTTTTTTAATGTTTCTgtggtttattaatgtttccgtgatttattaatgtttcaggagtttattaatgtttcttgAGTTTATTAGTATTTCCCGGGTTTATTAATGTTCCCATACCCCAACCCCACAACCCCCCACCCCCAAACCCCCCACCCCCAAACCCCTAAACCCGCAACCCCAAACCCACCAACACCCAACACCCAACCACCAACCACCCAACACCCAAACCCCCCAACCCCCAACCACCAACCACCCAACACCCAACCACCCAACCCCCAACACCCAACCACCAACCACCCAACACCCAAACCCCCCAACCCCCAACCACCAACCACCCAACACCCAACCACCCAACCCCCAACACCCAACCACCAACCACCCAACACCCAANNNNNNNNNNNNNNNNNNNNNNNNNNNNNNNNNNNNNNNNNNNNNNNNNNNNNNNNNNNNNNNNNNNNNNNNNNNNNNNNNNNNNNNNNNNNNNNNNNNNNNNNNNNNNNNNNNNNNNNNNNNNNNNNNNNNNNNNNNNNNNNNNNNNNNNNNNNNNNNNNNNNNNNNNNNNNNNNNNNNNNNNNNNNNNNNNNNNNNNNNNNNNNNNNNNNNNNNNNNNNNNNNNNNNNNNNNNNNNNNNNNNNNNNNNNNNNNNNNNNNNNNNNNNNNNNNNNNNNNNNNNNNNNNNNNNNNNNNNNNNNNNNNNNNNNNNNNNNNNNNNNNNNNNNNNNNNNNNNNNNNNNNNNNNNNNNNNNNNNNNNNNNNNNNNNNNNNNNNNNNNNNNNNNNNNNNNNNNNNNNNNNNNNNNNNNNNNNNNNNNNNNNNNNNNNNNNNNNNNNNNNNNNNNNNNNNNNNNNNNNNNNNNNNNNNACCAACCAACCCCCAACCCCAACCACCACCCCAAcccccgagacccgagacctgaCACCCGAACCCCGAGACccaagacccgagaccctagaccctagacccaagACCCCGAACCCCAAACCTAGAGACTCCGAGACCCGGGACCCAAGACCCTAGACCCGAAACCcaagaccctagaccctagacccgagaccctacaCCCCGAACAGCGAaccccgagacccgaaacctaGCCCCGAggcccgagaccctagaccctacaCCCCAGACCCTAGACTCGAGACCCCGAACCCTGAACCCCGAGACCCTAAACCCTGAACCCTGAACCTTGAACCCCGACATCGAACCCCGAGACCTGAGACCCGAACCCAGAGACTTAGGGACTCGAGGCCCGGGACCCTAGACCCAAGACCCGGGACCCTAGAACCCAGACCCTAGACTTTAGGCCCTTGACCCCGaaccccgagacccgagaccctagacccgaagCCCGAAGCCCGAGACCCTATACCCAAGACCCGAACCCAGAACCCTGAACCCTAAACCCAGACTCtaagacccgagaccctagaccctaaaCCCTGAACCCTGAACCCCAACATCGAtccccgagacccgagacccgagccttgagacccgagaccctagaccctatcCTGAGAACCCAGACCCTAGACCCGAAGCCAGGAGCACAAGACctgagacccgagaccctagacccgtgACCCGAGACCGGAAGCCCGAAGCTTGAGTCCCTAGACCCCAAACCCTGAACCCAGACATTGAGCCTTGAGCCCCAAGCCTCGAGACCTAAGGCTCGAGACCCGATACCGGAGACCCTataccctagaccctagacttGAGACCCGAGATCCTAGACCCCGAGACCCTGAAACTAGAGACCCGAGACCTGAGACCCGAGCCCCGAGCCctgagacccgagaccctagacctgAGACCAAAGACCCAAAGCCCGAAGCCCGAGAGTTTGAGACCcaagaccctagacccgagaccctaaaCCCGAACCCTGAACGATGAACCCTAACCCCGGAACCCGAGCCCCGAGACTTGAGTCCCGAGACTCGAGACTTAAGACCCTAGACCCAACACCCGAGACCCTAGGGTTTCGAGGCTCGGGTCTAgtgtttcgggtctcgggtctagggtttctaGTCTCAGGTCTCGGGGCTCGTGGATCGGGGCTCGGGGCTCggatttagggtttcgggttttGGGTCTCAGATCTAGGGTtttgggtctcgggtctagggtttcggctCCCGGGTTTGGGGTTTCGGGTATCgtgtctagggtttcgggtctcgtgTCTAGGGTTTCTGGTCTCGGgattagggtttcgggtctcggatCTAGGGTCTTGGGTCTCAGACTCTCGGGCTTCGGGCTTTGGGTCTttggtctcgggtctagggtctcgggtctcgggtccgAGGGCTCGGGGCTTGGGTCTCAAGTCTCGGGTCTCTAGTTTCAGGGTCTCGGGGTTCGAGGTTCGGGGTCTAGGATCTCGGTTCTCGGGCTCCAGGCTTTTGGCTTCgagtctagggtctcgggtctcgggtctcaagtctagggtctagggtatAGGGTCTCCGGTCTCGGGTCTCTGGTCTCGGGTTTCGGGCCTCAGGTCTCGAGGCTTGGGGCTCAAGGCTCAATGTCTGGGTTCAGGGTTTGGGGTCTAGGGACTCAAGCTTCGGGCTTCCaatctcgggtctagggtctcgggtctcagGTCTTGTGCTCCTGGCTTCGGGTCTAGGGTCTGGGTTCTCGGgatagggtctagggtctcgggtctcaaggctcgggtctcgggtctcggggctCGATGTCGGGGTtcatggtttagggtttagggtctagggtctcgggtatCGGGTCTCGGGTCTTAGAGTCCGGGTTTAGGGTTCAGGGTTCTGGGTTCGGGTcttgggtctagggtctcgAGCTTCGGGcttcgggtctagggtctcgggtctcggggttCGGGGTCAAGGGCCTAAGGTCTAGGGTCTGGGTTCTAGGGTCCCGGGTCTTGGGTCTAGGGTCCCGGGCCTCGGGTCCCTAGGTCTCTGGGTTCGGGTCTCAGGTCTCGGGGTTCGATGTCGGGGTTCAAGGTTTAGAGTCTCGGGGTTCAGGGTTCGGGGTCTCGAGTCTAGGGTCTGGGGtgtagggtctagggtctcgggtctcgggtctcgggtctagggtctaggttCTAGGGTCCCGGGTCTCGGGGCTTGGGGCTTGGGGCAAGGTCTTGGGGCTTGGgcctcgggtctcgggtctcggggctCGGGCCTCGGGGTTCGCTGTTtggggtctagggtctcgggtcttgggtctagggtctcgggtctcgggtctagggtcttgGGTCCCGGGTCTCGGGGTCTCTAGGTTCGGGGTTCGGGGTCTCTAGGTTCGGGGTTcggggtctcgggtctagggtctagggtctcgggtcttgggtctcgggtctcggggttCGGGTGTCAGGTCTCGGGTCTAgtgtctcgggtttagggtctcgggtctcgggtgtAGGGTCTAGGTTCTAAGGTTTCGGGTCTCAGGGCTCGGGGTCTGGGGTCTCAGGTTCGTGGTTTAGTGTCGGGGTTTGGGATCCCGAGTCTCGCGATTCTagtctcgggtctcggggtCTCAAGTCTTGGATCTCGGGTCTTGGGTCTCGGGGTCTCGGGTCTAAGGTCTTGGGTCCCGGGTCCCGGGTCTCGGAGCTCGGGATTCGGGGCTCGGGTCTCGGGGTTTGGGTCTCAGGTTTCGGGTCTCGTGGTCTCAGGGTTCGGGGTCTCGGGTCtaaggtctagggtctagggtctcgggtttCGGGTCTCAGGTCTAGGGTCTAGGTTCTAGGGTCCCGGGTCTCGTGGCTCGGGGTCGGGGCCAGGTATCGGGGCTCGGGGCTCAATGTcggggtttagggtttggggtCTAGGGACTCGGGCTTCCGGTCTCAAGTCTCAGGTCTAGgttctcgggtctcgggtcttggGCTTCGGGCTTCGGGCTTCGAGCTTCGGGTCTATGGTCTGGGTTCTCGGGtatagggtctagggtctcgggtctcaagttttgggtctcgggtctcgggtctcggggctCGGGGCTCGATGTCGGGGTTCAGGGTtcagggtctagggtctcgggtctcgggtcttaGAGTTCGAGTTTAGGGTTCAGTGTTCGAggttcgggtctcgggtctagggtctcgggctTCGGGcttcgggtctagggtctcgggtattggggttcggggttcggggtCAAGGACCTAGGGTCTAGGTTCTCGGGTATCGAATCTCGGggttcgggtctcgggtctcaaGTAGCTTGATAattgccgagctcgagctcgagctgcTCATTtcttaacgagctcgagctcgagccaccccaggttcgagctcggctcggctcgtttgCACCCCTAGATCGGAGTGTGAATAGGATGAGACCAGTAAAATTAAGTAATACGAAATAGTtgtttttggtataatttattttcttcttaatttgttaagattttcttatttattaaaaaagaaaaaagaaaaaaagaaagacttCCACTTATCCACTGTTAACCTGTAGGCTGTTACAAGTtacaacataaaaaaaataaaaaaaagacaaaCCCTAATACTGCAACTCTTCAAGTCTTCTCCCGCCAACGGCTCCCAGTTATCAAACTCTCGTGAACAACGTTAGTTGCTCCAAGTAGTCGCGGATAGACTCAAGCTCCTAGAGACTAGAGAGGAAGCTCTGCAACCGTCGCTATTTGGAGGTATCGGATCTCTTACTCGTACTTGTATGTGAATTAAGTTTTGGCAATTCGACCCTTCTCAACTGGTGGGGATGATGTGGAGTGTCTCAAATTTATGAAATTCTATTGCTCACGTCTTTAATATTGAAGGTTGAAATTGTGCATGAAGATTTTAAATCTTGGGGTTGTATTGAGTAATAGAATAAGCAGAGAAAATGATCAAGCTTTTATGTATATTATCATTGGATAATGTGTCATGCCCCAAATAATTTATCCCAAACAAGTTACTCATTTGATTAACAAGTAGTAGGTTGGCTAATTCAATCACCAATGCTACCGTTTCTTTGGCAGGCCACTTGGTTTCAAGGCTACTTCTAGTAACGCTGTTGTGGTTGCTGTTTCTGCAATGGTATGCTTATTTTGACATTTTCCTTCCATTGATACATTGCTAGATTTTGTTTGTAATATCCTCTCTTCTTTTTTAGTTGTGGACTTGTGGCATTATTTTAATGGCTTTTGGCATAATTTATAATGCCAGAGGTTTTATGTTTATGTTAAAAATTTTCTGGTGTTTGTCCATGTGTATATATGTCATTCTTAGCTTCCAatatgagagagagagtgagagaaagAGTACATTATAGGTTTTGGAAATCTTTTATTTACTTTGGGTTATGAAATCTATATGACATGCAGTTGAAACATAAATGAGGCAACACAATTGTACGTTAATGTCCAAGAAAATAATTGAATAGAGGTGCCAATACTGCAGGATCCAATCAATTGGAGTATGTTTGGACAATCATAGAGTGAAACTATATTTGGGAGGAATAGGTGCAGTTTTTATGGGTTGACTTTGACAGCCTGATATCGAGCTTGAACCAAAACATTTAGTGGTGGTTTTGCAGAACTTCAAATTGTGACTGTTTCTATAGAAAAGATTTCTGTAGCACTGCATTGTGTTAATCTTTGCCTTTTCTTGTTATTCCCCTGACTTGATTAATTATGTTGTCTTTATTGAAATGAAGTTTCAATATTTGGCTGTATTTTTCAAGGTTGCACTTAAGCAGATTTGTCTTTTTAGGAGAATGGTTTTGATACTTATTTTTTGTGGTGATGGTATTTTAGGATTTTCCAGTGATGGCATGTCCCTTCTAGTAGTGCTTCCCTGTTTCTTTCCCACTGGAGGATAAGAACTGTGAAAGCATAGTCCTAACCTGGGCTTTTGGTGTCTTATTGTCATAGGCAGCAAGAATCATAGCACATTTGATTGTGGTGGGTTCTGGGATGATGATAAGGGCATTTGCTCAAGCATATCGACAGGCATTAAGTAGTATGCTTCAATCTTAATCTGTCTCTCATCTGATTTCTCATTTCCACTATTGTGAATTCATTTGGCATGCCCTGCTTGGAGACATGCACTGTGCTTCTGTAAGGAGTCTAGCTTTTGAAATACGTCAAAATCCAAGTTGCTTTATTATGTTGATTCGACTGTCTTCAGCTCTGTTGACATGACATCTAATTTATCTTGATGTTCTGGCTTTTACACCTGGAAATATTTCTACTATGCTTTccccctccaaaaaaaaattaaattaaaattgctAAATGGAGCCAGGTCTGGTCTTCTAAAATATCCATGTGCCAATAATGTCAGATGCCTCAAAGACTGGTGCTGCTCAAGAGGTTGCACAAAACATTAAAAGGGCCGGCAAAGCAATAACTGAAACTGAGGCAAGGCAAGTCCTTGGCGTCGCTGAGAATTCGTCATGGGAAGAAATCATGCAGGTTCATTTCATCTCAATCTTGCTCTTtctgatgtgtgtgtgtgtgttttccCACATATGAGCCTCCatgcttttctatttttgtGCAGAAGTACGATAACTTGTTTGAGCAAAATGCAAAGAACGGAAGCTTCTATCTCCAATCAAAGGTGCATAGAGCAAAAGAATGTCTAGAAGCTGTGTACCAGAGTAAATCTGAgggaacaaattaaagaatttatttttggatgttattgTTATCCCTTTTGATACATTAGATTCTGACATAGTCAATCTACTAAGGTGAGGTCTGCCTTGTAAACGTATAACTTGCATTGCCGGAGGAGCCTATATGAACTTGTGTTGTGTCGTGCCTCTTGCGgaaattatttagttattataaaGAAATCATTAATTAGTGTTGATTAAAGTATTATGTTGCTTATTAAAAAGCTAGCTTCAAACTTAATACAGGATTGAGAGCATCCTTGCAAAAGTGGAGTAGATAAAAAGTTGCATGGGAATTTGACATTAATTTAAGGGCACGGACAGAAATTACAGGCTACAAATTCCCTAAGCTTATAAACAGGACAGGCAGGCACAGGTGAATTGAGTGAGTCCCTGGGGTTGTGATGAAGATGATCATACTATTCAATCCAATGGGCGCCCAGAACTTTAGCCATGAACGCGTACCTGTCTGCAGCTTCATCAATCTGCAAGGTGGGCAGTGAATGAATATGAGAAAGGCAGGCAGGAAGGGGATTTGACTTTTGAGGGGAGAAAGAAGTTTACCAATTTCTGGGTGGGACGCCCACATCCATGGCCAGCATTGCGCTCTATGCGACCCACAATTGGGTTGGTCTGTGGACTGTTGTGAGCGCTTGTACACAGGACATGCTGCATGGTCTGGACAAGGCAGTAGGCAACATTAGCAAAAACAAACCACAACTtgtaaacacacacacaatgaATTCAGACAGTACCGCCAAATATTTCAATGTGTGCAGTGGCACCACCCTATCATCGTGATCAGCTGTCAATAGCATGGTTGATGGGTATTGAAATGCTTGACAGGCCTGAGTTTGTTCCCAAGGTCTTCTCACATTATGTAGCGGCGAATATCTGAAAAATAGCAGCAACAGCAAAAGTAGTTAGTTAAGTCACAAATTTTCAGTTCCACAATTCTTCTGCCTACCCTAAACTTTACTCACTTGATTAGCCAATGAAATTCTTCCTCATTATCTGAACACCCAAAGTCAGAGGTCCATGCATGTCCTGATCACAccaacaaaaatcaaaatcaaaatcaaatttaatggACTTGTGACGCTGCACAAACATCAACCACAAACACTAGGATTTGACCTATAGTGAATTTGTGGAATCTAAGCATGTCCATCACACCAACATGGGCGAGTGCGCAGCCAAACAAATCAGGTCtctgcaaaaataaaaataaaaaacttaccAATGCAaatttcaatatcaattaatCTCAACACAGATAGCTGAGCTGACGATAACGGACCTGATTGATGCATGCTCCTATTAGAAGTCCTCCATTGCTTCCGCCTTCAATGCACAACTTGCTAGGTTGAGTGAAACCAGCAGCAATGAGATACTCAGAGGCAGAAATGAAATCGTCAAAGCAGTTCTGCTTTTTGGCAAGGGCACCTGCCTTGTGCCATTCTTCTCCGTACTCCCCACCGCCACGAATATTTGCTAAACAGAAGATAACACCTAAATGCTTTGCTATCACAAGCCGCGCCATAGAAAAATATGGGGTAACACTAACACTAAATCCACCATATCCAAATACCAAACAAGGGTTTGATCCATCCAGAGAAATATCTTTTCCACCCACTATGAACATCGGTATCTTAACACCATCTTTACTGTCCACAAATACCTACCAAAACTCGAATCCAATAGGGAAAAGCTATTAGTtacacacaatatttttttaatatgctcGCTAATGTTGAAGCTAGTTGTTAAGAATTACTGTAGTACAAAACAATTAGACGATTAGTGTGTATCTTCACCAACAATTTAAGTTGCTGTTTGTTGATGTGCggcaaaaggtcatgggttgTGAATGTGGAATGATAAAAAAAGAAGCAGAGGTCAGGAAAAGTCACTGA from Ipomoea triloba cultivar NCNSP0323 chromosome 7, ASM357664v1 encodes:
- the LOC116026290 gene encoding mitochondrial import inner membrane translocase subunit PAM16 like 2-like, yielding MAARIIAHLIVVGSGMMIRAFAQAYRQALSNASKTGAAQEVAQNIKRAGKAITETEARQVLGVAENSSWEEIMQKYDNLFEQNAKNGSFYLQSKVHRAKECLEAVYQSKSEGTN